The DNA window AAGAGCCGCTCCACCACGACGACGGCGTCCGTGCCGGGCTGCTCCAGCCGCACCGAGGCGGCGTCGGTCAGGGAGGTGACGTTGCGCCGGTAGAACTCGTCGATGTCCCAGGCGTCCCATTCGTTGGGCGTGTCGCGGTGCAGTTCCAGGTGGTTTCCGAACTGTCCCGGGGCGATGGCCTCGCGGCCCCTGGCGTGGTCCCGCAGCGAGATCAGCAGTCCGTTGTCATCCAGCACGGCGCGGATGATGCCGTTGTCCAGCACGAAGCCGCCGTCCTGCGAGGCAACCCGGACGGATTGGACGGGCCGGACGGCCGGCGCGGCCGCGAGCGCGGGAACGCCAGATGTGTATAAGAGACAGGCGTTGAGCAGGAACTCGTCGCTGCCCTCGCCGAGGGCGGCCGCGGCTGCCTGGCCGATGACCGCTTCGAGGCCCTTGGCCACGGCGGCGTAATTCCGTTCGGCATCCTGGTGCACCCAGGCGATGGCGCTGCCGGGCAGGATGTCATGGAACTGCTGCAGGAGCACCAGCCGCCACAGCCGCTTCAGTTCGGCCGCCGGGTAGGCGAACCGGCCGCCTGAGCGGACGGCCGCAGTGGCACACCACAGTTCGGCCTCCCGCAGCAGGTGCTCGCTGCGCCGGTTGCCCTGCTTGGTGCGGGCCTGGCTGGTGTACGTGCCGCGGTGCAGTTCCAGGTACATCTCCCCCACCCAGACGGGCAGGGAGGTGTACTCGGCCTGGGCCTGCTCAAAGAAGCTGCCGGCGCTCCCGAGCCGGACCTTGGGCGAGCCCTCCAGATCGGCCGTCCGGTGGGCGGCGGCTAGCATTTCGCGGGTGGGTCCGCCGCCGCCGTCGCCGTAGCCGAAGGGGACGAGGGAGATGGTGCCGTGCCCGTGGTCGCGGTAGTTGCGCTCGGCGTGGGCGAGCTCCCTGCCGCTCAGCTCGGAGTTGTAGGTGTCAACGGGCGGGAAATGGGTGAACAGCCGCGTGCCGTCGATCCCCTCCCAGTTGAAGGTGTGGTGCGGCATCCGGTTGATCTGGTTCCAGGAGATCTTCTGGGTGAGGAACCACTCGCTGCCGGCGGCCTTGACGATCTGCGGCAGGGCGGCGGAGTAGCCGAAGGAATCCGGCAGCCAGGCTTCCCTGCATTCGACGCCGAACTCGTCAAGGAAGAAGCTCTTGCCTTCGAGGAACTGCCGGGCCATGGCCTCCCCGCCGGGCATGTTGGTGTCCGATTCCACCCACATGCCGCCCACGGGGACGAACTGGCCGGAGCTGACCTTCTCGCGGATGCGCGCGAACAGTTCCGGGTAGAACTCCTTGATCCAGGCCAGCTGCTGGGCCGAGGAACAGGAGAACACGAAGTCGGGATCCTCATCCATGAGGGCAACCACGTTCGAAAAGGTCCGGGCGCATTTCCGGATGGTCTCCCGGACGGGCCACAGCCAGGCGGAATCTATGTGCGCATGGCCGGTGGCGAGCAGCTGGTGGGCCGAGGCATAGGCGGGCCTCGCCAGCACCTCGGCCAGGGCTGCCCGGCCGGCCGCGGCCGTGCCCGCGACGTCGTCCGGGTCCATGACGTCCATCATCCGTTCCAGGGCGCGGAGAATCTCATGGCGCCGCGGCAGCTCCGTGGGCAGCTCGTGTCTCTTATACACATCTAGATGTGTATAAGAGACAGCTGCTGGAGTTCCCACACGGCCCGGTTCAGCTCGGCAACGGCAATGCTGCCCAGGCGGTACTGCGGCTGGGTCCCCGCCGTTGCTTTGTCCCCGTAGGGGGTTGCGGCGAAGCTCCAGCCCTGGGCGACGTCGGGGTTGGCTGCCGCTTCCACATAGAAGTCCACTGCCATGCCGCTGCCCAGGAGCTTCAGCGGAATGTGCTGGTTGCGCGGGGATATGGCCTTGATGATGCTGCCGTCCGGCCGCCAGGCAATCCCCTCGCACTGGAATCCGGGGATCTCCGTGGTGAACCCCAGGTCCACCACGATCTCCACCTCGGTGTCCGGCGCAATACCCCAGGAATCCGGCACCTCGCCCTGGAGCCGAAGCCATTTGGTGCCCCACGGACGGCCCCAGGGGGCGCCGTGTTCCTGGGGCCCGAACTCCTGCCGCAGCGCCTCCATCACGGGGACCGGTTCGTCCGGGACGTCCCAGCTGGTGAGGCTGAGCGGTGTGCTTCGCGTGTAGATCGCTGGAGTGATCCGCTCGCGGAGAAAGCGGTCGAGACGGACTTCCGTGATCCGGCGGTCGTCGTGCAATGTGTTCCTCTTTAATGCTTGAAGCTGGAGCGCGCAGTGCTGGCTTACGTTGCGGGCATGGGCGTCGCGGTCAGCTGGAATCCGGGCAGGCAAACTGCCTTGGAAAGCGGATCAACGTGTCCATTCGATGGATAAAATCTACTGCGTCTCGGTGCAATAGCCAAGGGTCCCGGGCCGCTACCGGGGCATTGGCGCGGGCATGGCGATGCGCCCGGAACCCGCGTAAACGTTCAGGCTGGTCCCCCGGCTGAAGCCCGCCAGGGTGATGCCGGTGGACTCGGCGAGCTCAACGGCCAGGCTGGACGGGGCACTCACGGCGGCAAGCACGGGAATCCCCGCGAGCGCCGCTTTTTGCACGAGTTCGAAGGACGCCCGACCGGACACCTGGAGCACCGTTCCGCTGAGCGGCAGCCGCCGCTCCCGCAGGGCCCAGCCCACCACCTTGTCCACCGCGTTGTGCCGGCCCACGTCCTCCCGCAGGCACAGAAGCCGGGCACCGCCGTCGTCGTCAATGCTGAACAGGCCGGCGGCGTGCACTCCGCCGGTGGCTTCGAAGACGGTCTGGGCCTCACGGAGCAGGTCCGGCAGGGAGGCGAGCGTCCCGAGGGGCACCGTCAGTGTGTCCTCTGCCGGGGTGAAATGCGAGGACTTCCGGACGGCGTCGATCGAGTCCGTGCCGCAGATGCCGCAGGAACTGGACGTGTACACATGCCGCCCCGTGTCCGGCAGCGCGACGTCCGGCCGGAGCTGTGCTTCCACTACGTTGAATGTCTGGACGCCGTCTTCGTCCTCCCCCGCGCAGAACCTCAGCGAGATCAGCTGGTCCGGGTCCCAGATGACTCCCTCGGATACCAGGAAGCCCGCCACGAGATCGAAGTCGTCCCCGGGCGTGCGCATGGTTACGGAGAAGGACAGACCGCCCAGCCGGATCTCCAGGGGCTCCTCCACGGCCAGCACGTCTTCCCGGTGCCGTACGGGAAATTCACGTGCCGCCGGCGAGCCGTCCATGACGTAGCGGTGCACCTTG is part of the Arthrobacter sp. KBS0703 genome and encodes:
- the fdhD gene encoding formate dehydrogenase accessory sulfurtransferase FdhD, which encodes MGRVTQRRKVHRYVMDGSPAAREFPVRHREDVLAVEEPLEIRLGGLSFSVTMRTPGDDFDLVAGFLVSEGVIWDPDQLISLRFCAGEDEDGVQTFNVVEAQLRPDVALPDTGRHVYTSSSCGICGTDSIDAVRKSSHFTPAEDTLTVPLGTLASLPDLLREAQTVFEATGGVHAAGLFSIDDDGGARLLCLREDVGRHNAVDKVVGWALRERRLPLSGTVLQVSGRASFELVQKAALAGIPVLAAVSAPSSLAVELAESTGITLAGFSRGTSLNVYAGSGRIAMPAPMPR